The following are encoded in a window of Eriocheir sinensis breed Jianghai 21 unplaced genomic scaffold, ASM2467909v1 Scaffold847, whole genome shotgun sequence genomic DNA:
- the LOC126994674 gene encoding serine/threonine-protein phosphatase PP1-beta catalytic subunit, with protein sequence MADTELDVDNLISRLLEVRGCRPGKSVPMTEAEVRGLCLKSREIFLQQPILLELEAPLKICGDIHGQYTDLLRLFEYGSFPPESNYLFLGDYVDRGKQSLETICLLLAYKIKYPENFFLLRGNHECASINRIYGFFDECRRRYGTKLWKTFTDCFNCLPIAAIIDEKIFCCHGGLSPDLQSMEQIRRIMRPTDVPDTGLLCDLLWSDPDKDVSGWGENDRGVSFTFGADVVTKFLNRHDLDLICRAHQVVEDGYEFFAKRQLVTLFSAPNYCGEFDNAGGMMSVDETLLCSFQILKPSEKKAKYQYSGLTQSRPNLPSRQQRQQQQQQQQQ encoded by the exons ATGGCGGACACGGAACTTGACGTGGACAACTTGATATCTCGCCTTTTGGAGG TGCGGGGATGTCGTCCAGGCAAGAGTGTGCCGATGACGGAGGCTGAGGTGCGCGGACTGTGCCTCAAGTCAAGGGAGATCTTCTTGCAGCAGCCCATCTTGCTGGAGCTTGAAGCGCCGCTCAAGATCTGTG GGGACATCCACGGGCAGTACACCGACCTGCTCCGTCTGTTTGAGTATGGCAGTTTCCCACCCGAGTCCAACTATTTGTTCCTGGGCGACTACGTGGACCGAGGCAAGCAGTCCCTGGAGACCATCTGCCTCCTACTGGCCTACAAGATCAAGTACCCAGAGAACTTCTTCCTCCTGCGGGGCAACCATGAGTGTGCGTCCATCAACAGGATCTATGGCTTCTTTGATGAGT GCCGGCGAAGGTATGGCACCAAGTTGTGGAAGACCTTTACTGACTGCTTTAACTGTCTGCCCATCGCTGCCATCATTGACGAGAAAATATTCTGCTGCCACGGTGGCCTGAGTCCCGACCTTCAGAGCATGGAGCAGATCAGGCGCATCATGCGGCCCACCGACGTGCCCGACACTG GCCTGCTGTGTGACCTGCTGTGGTCCGACCCCGACAAGGACGTGTCAGGCTGGGGTGAGAATGACCGTGGTGTGTCATTCACATTTGGAGCAGATGTGGTCACCAAGTTCTTGAATCGACATGACCTTGACCTCATATGTCGAGCCCACCAG GTGGTTGAGGATGGCTACGAGTTCTTTGCCAAGAGGCAGCTGGTGACCCTCTTCTCGGCCCCCAATTACTGCGGGGAGTTTGACAATGCTGGCGGCATGATGTCCGTGGATGAAACGCTGCTCTGCTCCTTCCAG ATCTTGAAGCCATCTGAGAAGAAAGCCAAGTACCAATACAGTGGCCTGACCCAGAGCAGACCAAACCTTCCCAGCaggcagcagcggcagcaacagcagcagcagcaacagcagtag